Proteins encoded within one genomic window of Candidatus Zixiibacteriota bacterium:
- a CDS encoding ribose-phosphate pyrophosphokinase, protein MIVREELKLVTGNSNRPLAEKIAAYLGESLADCTVTRFSDGEVFVQINENIRGADLFIIQPTNPPAENLMELLMLIEASRRASAMRITAVIPYYGYARADRKDRPRVAITAKLIANLITTAGADRVITMDLHASQIQGFFDLPHDHLYSSVVINNHLEQMGLENLVVVSPDVGSIKLARATAEALHADLAIVDKRRLRANEAEAMNLIGDVRGKNVLIRDDMIDTGGSLCEAAKVVKEHGALDVVAACTHGVLSGAALQRIEQSAIRKMIVTDSILQDDRGLPSTFEVVTVSELIGEAINRIFDEESVSSLFREMPSN, encoded by the coding sequence ATGATCGTTCGCGAAGAATTAAAACTGGTTACCGGCAATTCCAATCGCCCGCTGGCCGAAAAGATCGCCGCCTATCTCGGCGAGAGCCTGGCCGACTGTACTGTCACCCGGTTCTCCGACGGCGAGGTATTTGTCCAGATCAACGAAAACATCCGCGGTGCGGACCTTTTCATTATCCAGCCGACCAATCCCCCGGCCGAGAACCTCATGGAGCTGCTTATGCTCATCGAGGCCTCACGCCGTGCCTCGGCTATGCGCATCACCGCGGTTATTCCGTACTATGGCTACGCCCGCGCCGACCGCAAGGATCGTCCGCGCGTCGCCATCACCGCCAAGCTGATCGCCAACCTGATCACTACTGCCGGCGCTGACCGCGTTATTACCATGGACCTCCATGCCAGCCAGATCCAGGGCTTTTTCGATCTGCCCCACGACCACCTTTACAGTTCGGTCGTGATCAACAACCATCTCGAACAGATGGGGCTGGAGAACCTGGTGGTGGTCTCTCCCGATGTCGGTTCGATCAAACTGGCGCGCGCCACCGCCGAGGCGCTGCACGCCGACCTGGCTATCGTGGACAAACGCCGCCTGCGTGCCAATGAAGCCGAAGCGATGAATCTCATCGGCGACGTCAGAGGCAAAAACGTCCTTATCCGCGACGATATGATCGACACCGGCGGCTCTTTATGCGAGGCGGCCAAGGTCGTCAAAGAACACGGCGCTCTCGATGTTGTCGCGGCCTGTACTCACGGTGTGTTGTCCGGTGCGGCTCTGCAGCGTATCGAGCAATCGGCCATCCGTAAAATGATCGTCACCGACTCCATTCTCCAGGACGATCGCGGCCTGCCGAGCACCTTCGAGGTGGTCACTGTCTCCGAACTGATCGGCGAAGCTATCAACCGCATATTCGACGAGGAATCGGTCTCTTCCCTCTTCCGGGAGATGCCGAGCAATTAG